In Arachis hypogaea cultivar Tifrunner chromosome 17, arahy.Tifrunner.gnm2.J5K5, whole genome shotgun sequence, a single window of DNA contains:
- the LOC112767465 gene encoding uncharacterized protein isoform X1 encodes MKKDVPMWNNKEEMDKESSSVVRSSNNVNGGGGEGSLVLRASSDGTRHTTTPDLVLQWGNRKRLRCMKVQVKDKDKDDSSAPVQRTTVRVDRRVVRTDKDSLNKPPLGLNNNNITLANNNHNHHQTNGYPNLRQRPSSPQQRILRNSETSSAMRGVVGGQSNGGVRGIASPDRGAHDKRGTHNNNNHHHHHHHNDNNKSAASSDTAHDSKKGGSPSGSGDAVPQVWPPKFVIALTNKEKEEDFFAIKGTKLPQRPKKRAKFIQRTLNEVDLLLNKEEDGIIICKNCHLVSPGAWLSDLTLERYEVREKKISKKRPRGLKAMNNVESDSE; translated from the exons ATGAAAAAAGATGTACCAAT GTGGAACAACAAAGAGGAGATGGATAAAGAGTCTTCTTCGGTTGTTCGGAGCAGCAATAACGTTAACGGCGGAGGTGGGGAAGGGTCTTTGGTGTTAAGGGCGAGTTCCGATGGGACGAGGCACACAACGACGCCGGATTTGGTGTTGCAGTGGGGGAACCGGAAAAGACTAAGGTGCATGAAGGTGCAGGTTAAGGACAAGGACAAAGATGACTCTTCTGCACCGGTCCAGAGGACAACGGTTCGGGTGGATCGCCGGGTCGTTAGAACCGATAAAGACTCTTTAAATAAGCCCCCACTTGGTCTCAATAATAACAATATTACCCTCGCcaataataatcataatcatcatcaaactaACGGATATCCCAATCTCCGTCAACGCCCATCTTCGCCGCAGCAACGAattctcag GAACTCGGAGACTTCAAGTGCTATGAGAGGAGTAGTAGGAGGGCAGAGCAACGGGGGTGTTAGGGGAATTGCGTCGCCGGATAGGGGTGCGCACGATAAGAGAGGTacgcacaacaacaacaaccaccaccaccatcatcaccaTAACGACAATAATAAGTCCGCTGCCTCATCGGATACTGCGCACGATAGCAAAAAGGGTGGGTCACCCTCCGGCAGCGGGGATGCGGTTCCGCAGGTGTGGCCACCTAAGTTCGTGATTGCCTTGACCAacaaggagaaggaagaagattTTTTCGCCATTAAGGGTACAAAGCTCCCTCAGAGACCCAAGAAGAGAGCTAAATTCATACAACGCACCCTCAAT GAAGTTGATTTGTTACTCAACAAGGAGGAGGATGGTATAATTATCTGCAAAAATTGTCAT CTGGTAAGTCCAGGAGCATGGCTGTCCGATCTTACCTTGGAACGGTACGAAGTTAGGGAGAAGAAGATTTCCAAAAAG AGACCTAGAGGGTTAAAAGCTATGAACAACGTGGAGTCTGACTCTGAATAG
- the LOC112767465 gene encoding uncharacterized protein isoform X3, with the protein MKKDVPMWNNKEEMDKESSSVVRSSNNVNGGGGEGSLVLRASSDGTRHTTTPDLVLQWGNRKRLRCMKVQVKDKDKDDSSAPVQRTTVRVDRRVVRTDKDSLNKPPLGLNNNNITLANNNHNHHQTNGYPNLRQRPSSPQQRILRNSETSSAMRGVVGGQSNGGVRGIASPDRGAHDKRGTHNNNNHHHHHHHNDNNKSAASSDTAHDSKKGGSPSGSGDAVPQVWPPKFVIALTNKEKEEDFFAIKGTKLPQRPKKRAKFIQRTLNLVSPGAWLSDLTLERYEVREKKISKKRPRGLKAMNNVESDSE; encoded by the exons ATGAAAAAAGATGTACCAAT GTGGAACAACAAAGAGGAGATGGATAAAGAGTCTTCTTCGGTTGTTCGGAGCAGCAATAACGTTAACGGCGGAGGTGGGGAAGGGTCTTTGGTGTTAAGGGCGAGTTCCGATGGGACGAGGCACACAACGACGCCGGATTTGGTGTTGCAGTGGGGGAACCGGAAAAGACTAAGGTGCATGAAGGTGCAGGTTAAGGACAAGGACAAAGATGACTCTTCTGCACCGGTCCAGAGGACAACGGTTCGGGTGGATCGCCGGGTCGTTAGAACCGATAAAGACTCTTTAAATAAGCCCCCACTTGGTCTCAATAATAACAATATTACCCTCGCcaataataatcataatcatcatcaaactaACGGATATCCCAATCTCCGTCAACGCCCATCTTCGCCGCAGCAACGAattctcag GAACTCGGAGACTTCAAGTGCTATGAGAGGAGTAGTAGGAGGGCAGAGCAACGGGGGTGTTAGGGGAATTGCGTCGCCGGATAGGGGTGCGCACGATAAGAGAGGTacgcacaacaacaacaaccaccaccaccatcatcaccaTAACGACAATAATAAGTCCGCTGCCTCATCGGATACTGCGCACGATAGCAAAAAGGGTGGGTCACCCTCCGGCAGCGGGGATGCGGTTCCGCAGGTGTGGCCACCTAAGTTCGTGATTGCCTTGACCAacaaggagaaggaagaagattTTTTCGCCATTAAGGGTACAAAGCTCCCTCAGAGACCCAAGAAGAGAGCTAAATTCATACAACGCACCCTCAAT CTGGTAAGTCCAGGAGCATGGCTGTCCGATCTTACCTTGGAACGGTACGAAGTTAGGGAGAAGAAGATTTCCAAAAAG AGACCTAGAGGGTTAAAAGCTATGAACAACGTGGAGTCTGACTCTGAATAG
- the LOC112767465 gene encoding uncharacterized protein isoform X4 encodes MDKESSSVVRSSNNVNGGGGEGSLVLRASSDGTRHTTTPDLVLQWGNRKRLRCMKVQVKDKDKDDSSAPVQRTTVRVDRRVVRTDKDSLNKPPLGLNNNNITLANNNHNHHQTNGYPNLRQRPSSPQQRILRNSETSSAMRGVVGGQSNGGVRGIASPDRGAHDKRGTHNNNNHHHHHHHNDNNKSAASSDTAHDSKKGGSPSGSGDAVPQVWPPKFVIALTNKEKEEDFFAIKGTKLPQRPKKRAKFIQRTLNLVSPGAWLSDLTLERYEVREKKISKKRPRGLKAMNNVESDSE; translated from the exons ATGGATAAAGAGTCTTCTTCGGTTGTTCGGAGCAGCAATAACGTTAACGGCGGAGGTGGGGAAGGGTCTTTGGTGTTAAGGGCGAGTTCCGATGGGACGAGGCACACAACGACGCCGGATTTGGTGTTGCAGTGGGGGAACCGGAAAAGACTAAGGTGCATGAAGGTGCAGGTTAAGGACAAGGACAAAGATGACTCTTCTGCACCGGTCCAGAGGACAACGGTTCGGGTGGATCGCCGGGTCGTTAGAACCGATAAAGACTCTTTAAATAAGCCCCCACTTGGTCTCAATAATAACAATATTACCCTCGCcaataataatcataatcatcatcaaactaACGGATATCCCAATCTCCGTCAACGCCCATCTTCGCCGCAGCAACGAattctcag GAACTCGGAGACTTCAAGTGCTATGAGAGGAGTAGTAGGAGGGCAGAGCAACGGGGGTGTTAGGGGAATTGCGTCGCCGGATAGGGGTGCGCACGATAAGAGAGGTacgcacaacaacaacaaccaccaccaccatcatcaccaTAACGACAATAATAAGTCCGCTGCCTCATCGGATACTGCGCACGATAGCAAAAAGGGTGGGTCACCCTCCGGCAGCGGGGATGCGGTTCCGCAGGTGTGGCCACCTAAGTTCGTGATTGCCTTGACCAacaaggagaaggaagaagattTTTTCGCCATTAAGGGTACAAAGCTCCCTCAGAGACCCAAGAAGAGAGCTAAATTCATACAACGCACCCTCAAT CTGGTAAGTCCAGGAGCATGGCTGTCCGATCTTACCTTGGAACGGTACGAAGTTAGGGAGAAGAAGATTTCCAAAAAG AGACCTAGAGGGTTAAAAGCTATGAACAACGTGGAGTCTGACTCTGAATAG
- the LOC112767465 gene encoding uncharacterized protein isoform X2, with translation MDKESSSVVRSSNNVNGGGGEGSLVLRASSDGTRHTTTPDLVLQWGNRKRLRCMKVQVKDKDKDDSSAPVQRTTVRVDRRVVRTDKDSLNKPPLGLNNNNITLANNNHNHHQTNGYPNLRQRPSSPQQRILRNSETSSAMRGVVGGQSNGGVRGIASPDRGAHDKRGTHNNNNHHHHHHHNDNNKSAASSDTAHDSKKGGSPSGSGDAVPQVWPPKFVIALTNKEKEEDFFAIKGTKLPQRPKKRAKFIQRTLNEVDLLLNKEEDGIIICKNCHLVSPGAWLSDLTLERYEVREKKISKKRPRGLKAMNNVESDSE, from the exons ATGGATAAAGAGTCTTCTTCGGTTGTTCGGAGCAGCAATAACGTTAACGGCGGAGGTGGGGAAGGGTCTTTGGTGTTAAGGGCGAGTTCCGATGGGACGAGGCACACAACGACGCCGGATTTGGTGTTGCAGTGGGGGAACCGGAAAAGACTAAGGTGCATGAAGGTGCAGGTTAAGGACAAGGACAAAGATGACTCTTCTGCACCGGTCCAGAGGACAACGGTTCGGGTGGATCGCCGGGTCGTTAGAACCGATAAAGACTCTTTAAATAAGCCCCCACTTGGTCTCAATAATAACAATATTACCCTCGCcaataataatcataatcatcatcaaactaACGGATATCCCAATCTCCGTCAACGCCCATCTTCGCCGCAGCAACGAattctcag GAACTCGGAGACTTCAAGTGCTATGAGAGGAGTAGTAGGAGGGCAGAGCAACGGGGGTGTTAGGGGAATTGCGTCGCCGGATAGGGGTGCGCACGATAAGAGAGGTacgcacaacaacaacaaccaccaccaccatcatcaccaTAACGACAATAATAAGTCCGCTGCCTCATCGGATACTGCGCACGATAGCAAAAAGGGTGGGTCACCCTCCGGCAGCGGGGATGCGGTTCCGCAGGTGTGGCCACCTAAGTTCGTGATTGCCTTGACCAacaaggagaaggaagaagattTTTTCGCCATTAAGGGTACAAAGCTCCCTCAGAGACCCAAGAAGAGAGCTAAATTCATACAACGCACCCTCAAT GAAGTTGATTTGTTACTCAACAAGGAGGAGGATGGTATAATTATCTGCAAAAATTGTCAT CTGGTAAGTCCAGGAGCATGGCTGTCCGATCTTACCTTGGAACGGTACGAAGTTAGGGAGAAGAAGATTTCCAAAAAG AGACCTAGAGGGTTAAAAGCTATGAACAACGTGGAGTCTGACTCTGAATAG
- the LOC112764419 gene encoding glycosyltransferase BC10, with amino-acid sequence MQSRVMVSLEEGKETGVLSRTNRFKVLPLRSPRLLVLFIVLCVVFSVIIVYTVRLFGVDSLVMNARSSGFGSCYEEATSLEDWIRPPSNLMHNMSDKELLWRASFVPRIKKYPFARVPKIAFMFLTKGPLPLAPLWAKFLKGHEGLYSIYIHSLPSYQATFPPSSPFYNRQIPSQVSEWGRMSMCDAERRLLANALLDISNEWFILLSESCIPLYGFSAIYHYIMKSKYSFIGAFDDPGPYGRGRYNENMAPVVNITEWRKGSQWFEINRKLAINIVEDTRFYPKFEQFCRPACYVDEHYFPTMLTIQAGNLLANRSITWVDWSRGGAHPATFGKTDITLDFFKRVREGHKCLYNGRNITVCFLFARKFAPSALEPLLQIEPRVLGF; translated from the exons ATGCAATCGAGGGTCATGGTGTCCTTAGAAGAAGGAAAGGAGACAGGGGTGTTGAGCAGGACCAACCGATTCAAAGTGTTGCCTCTGCGATCACCGCGGCTACTTGTTCTGTTTATTGTTCTATGTGTCGTGTTCTCGGTCATCATTGTATACACGGTTAGGCTTTTCGGTGTGGACAGCCTAGTGATGAATGCAAGAAGCTCCGGTTTCGGGTCGTGTTATGAGGAGGCAACTAGTTTGGAGGATTGGATTAGGCCTCCCTCAAACTTGATGCACAATATGAGTGATAAGGAACTGTTGTGGAGAGCCTCCTTTGTGCCAAGAATAAAGAAGTATCCTTTTGCCAGAGTTCCCAAGATTGCATTCATGTTTCTGACCAAGGGACCGTTGCCTCTCGCACCTCTTTGGGCGAAGTTTCTGAAGGGACATGAAGGGCTTTACTCCATCTATATTCATTCCCTGCCATCATATCAAGCTACATTTCCTCCTTCATCTCCGTTTTATAACAGGCAAATCCCTAGCCAG GTCTCTGAGTGGGGAAGGATGAGCATGTGTGATGCCGAACGAAGACTTCTTGCTAATGCATTGCTTGACATCTCAAACGAGTGGTTCATTCTTCTGTCTGAATCATGCATCCCTCTCTATGGTTTTAGTGCCATCTACCATTACATAATGAAATCCAAGTACAGCTTCATTGGTGCATTTGATGATCCTGGTCCCTACGGTAGAGGTCGCTATAATGAAAACATGGCCCCAGTTGTGAATATCACTGAGTGGCGCAAAGGATCTCAGTGGTTCGAAATAAATCGAAAGCTTGCCATCAACATTGTTGAAGACACCAGATTTTATCCGAAATTCGAACAATTTTGTAGACCGGCGTGTTACGTGGATGAGCACTACTTCCCCACCATGCTAACCATTCAAGCAGGAAATCTGTTGGCAAATAGGAGCATAACATGGGTAGACTGGTCCAGGGGTGGAGCTCACCCTGCTACATTTGGAAAAACAGATATCACACTGGACTTTTTCAAGAGAGTTCGGGAAGGTCACAAATGCCTCTATAATGGCAGAAACATTACAGTTTGTTTTCTCTTTGCTAGAAAATTTGCTCCCAGTGCTTTGGAACCTCTGTTACAAATAGAACCAAGGGTCCTGGGCTTCTAG
- the LOC140180787 gene encoding uncharacterized protein produces the protein MCVDFTDLNKACPKDAYPLPNIDKLVDNASGFKSLSFMDVYSGYNQILMHPEDQNKTAFITEHGNFCYRVMPFGLKNAGATYQRLMDKVFRHQIGRNMEIYVDDMVAKTTQEKSHCDDLKEIFEQIRAYNMRLNPEKCAFGVQGGKFLGFILTSRGIEANPEKYFISELTPDELNKHWELHVHGASSRGGSGAGIILKEGDKVVAEQSLQFHFSASNNQAEYEALIVGLKLALNLQAKILTAHCDSLLVVQQIRGEFQVKDPLLERYWLLAKDLISKFGSFIILHVHREKNVRAGILSKFSATRADTQTSALSQVTLKKPSIELLSITSINHLRDWRTPFLEYINVGIIPRDELNPQHFRRKASLYTNIAGELYKRGFSQPLLKCLNKDEAQEVMDEVHEGVCGNHIGGRVLAAKIARTGMEVSWPFHRWGLDILGPFPIALGQAIKKKLDNTKGEWAELIPEVLWSYNTTIQTTTGETPFKLVYGSEALIPVEVGIPTLRADLYDEQYNIDLRNAELDLAEEDREITVIKQRAQKQLVERRHNKKVVPRTFEEGDLVLRRTEEARRPPSHGNSPQIGKDHSEYPEYSEWGLPATNITRKSNFRKLEYFFPKVV, from the exons atgtgcgtcgactttacagATTTGAACAAAGCATGTCCTAAGGATGCATACCCTTTGCCAAACATTGACAAGCTTGTAGACAACGCATCAGGTTTCAAAAGCTTGAGCTTCATGGATGTATACTCTGGCTACAACCAGATCCTTATGCATCCAGAAGACCAAAATAAAACAGCATTTATAACTGAGCATGGAAATTTTTGTTATAGagtaatgccatttggcctaaagaatgcaggtgcaacctACCAACGGCTGATGGACAAAGTGTTTCGTCATCAAATAGGTCGGAACATGGAAATCTATGTGGACGATATGGTCGCCAAGACCACTCAGGAAAAGTCGCATTGCGACGACCTCAAGGAGATATTTGAACAGATCCGAGCATACAACATGAGGCTCAATCCAGAGAAATGTGCGTTTGGAGTTCAAGGAGGCAAGTTCCTTGGGTTCATATTGACCtcaagaggaattgaagcaaaccccgAAAAAT ACTTCATCTCAGAATTGACCCCGGATGAGCTCAATAAACATTGGGAACTACATGTTCATGGGGCGTCCAGCCGAGGAGGAAGCGGAGCAGGGATAATCCTGAAAGAAGGAGACAAAGTGGTAGCCGAGCAATCCCTCCAGTTCCACTTTTCGGCAAGCAACAATCAGGCCGAATATGAGGCCCTCATAGTGGGACTCAAGCTAGCCCTAAATCTCCAAGCAAAAATCCTGACAGCACACTGTGATTCCCTTTTAGTGGTACAACAAATTCGAGGAGAATTTCAGGTAAAAGATCCCTTGCTAGAACGGTACTGGCTCCTAGCAAAGGATCTCATTTCAAAATTTGGCTCATTTATTATTCTGCATGTACATAGAGAAAAGAACGTTAGAGCAGGCATATTATCCAAATTTTCCGCCACTAGGGCGGATACACAAACATCGGCATTATCACAAGTAACACTTAAAAAACCAAGCATTGAACTATTATCTATAACAAGCATTAACCACCTCCGAGACTGGAGAACACCTTTCCTTGAATACATCAATGTAGGTATCATTCCCAGAGACGAGCTCAACCCACAGCACTTCAGACGAAAAGCGAGCCTCTACACAAATATAGCTGGAGAGCTATACAAGCGCGGTTTCTCACAACCATTGCTAAAATGCCTAAACAAAGACGAGGCACAAGAAGTGATGGACGAAGTCCATGAGGGAGTTTGTGGGAACCACATCGGAGGTCGGGTCCTCGCCGCAAAGATCGCCCGAACAGG CATGGAGGTAAGCTGGCCCTTCCACAGATGGGGGCTCGACATTCTCGGGCCATTCCCAATAGCTCTGGGACAG GCAATAAAGAAAAAGCTCGATAATACAAAAGGGGAATGGGCGGAACTAATACCAGAAGTATTATGGAGTTACAACACCACAATACAAACAACAACGGGTGAAACACCCTTCAAGCTGGTCTATGGGTCAGAAGCTTTAATCCCGGTGGAGGTCGGAATCCCCACGCTAAGAGCTGACCTATATGACGAACAATACAATATAGATTTAAGAAATGCCGAGCTTGATCTCGCAGAAGAGGACCGAGAAATCACCGTCATTAAACAAAGAGCCCAGAAACAGCTGGTAGAAAGAAGGCACAATAAAAAAGTGGTGCCAAGGACATTCGAGGAGGGCGACTTAGTCCTCAGACGAACAGAAGAAGCCAGACGACCTCCTTCACATGGAAACTCGCCGCAAATTGGGAAGGACCATTCCGAGTATCCAGAGTACTCGGAATGGGGCCTACCAGCTACAAACATTACAAGGAAATCCAATTTCAGGAAACTGGAATATTTCTTCCCTAAAGTTGTATAG